One genomic segment of Roseovarius carneus includes these proteins:
- a CDS encoding DUF3422 family protein, producing MLPLTDHPLRYALANELHARPFPSLSAPCTAVFLAIKQPERAAARDRGADRAHLLDLLDRFGAAHPSPEGNHYFGKIGKHSLKWESHTEFVTYTVFIEHLPERAFDPSDFEVFPAEWLEQAPGARITSALIRVETRGAESTLSRAISDWFVGESVAVARVLDDAAVVAGDFRIDAAGHSRFAVSADKDIGARRMGRIVQRLCEIETYKTMSMLGFARVGEMSGRMGRIDGELTRLIAEMSSGEHPPEDTLKGLLKVSAELEAMVSDASFRFSATHAYEGIVTQRIEVLREERFEGRQTFEEFMSRRYTPAMRTVSSTEARLRAMADRAMRAGDLLRTRVDVERSAQNQALLESMDRRADAQLRLQRTVEGLSVVAISYYAVSLAVYLLDPAAVAMGVSKGLVTAGVTLPIIGLVWWAIRRVRKHLE from the coding sequence ATGCTGCCACTGACCGATCACCCGCTGCGTTACGCTTTGGCCAACGAGCTTCATGCGCGGCCTTTTCCATCGCTGTCGGCACCTTGCACGGCGGTGTTTCTGGCCATCAAGCAGCCCGAGCGCGCGGCGGCGCGGGACCGGGGGGCCGACCGGGCGCATCTTCTGGATCTGCTGGACCGGTTCGGGGCGGCGCATCCATCGCCAGAGGGCAATCATTACTTTGGCAAGATCGGCAAGCATTCCCTGAAATGGGAGAGCCATACCGAGTTTGTGACCTATACCGTGTTCATCGAGCATCTGCCCGAGCGGGCGTTTGACCCCAGTGATTTCGAGGTGTTTCCCGCCGAATGGCTGGAGCAGGCCCCCGGCGCGCGCATCACCTCGGCCTTGATCCGGGTGGAGACACGGGGGGCGGAAAGCACGCTGAGCCGCGCGATATCGGATTGGTTTGTGGGTGAGAGCGTGGCGGTGGCGCGGGTTCTGGATGATGCGGCGGTGGTGGCGGGGGATTTTCGCATTGATGCGGCGGGTCATTCGCGCTTTGCCGTAAGTGCGGACAAAGATATAGGCGCGCGGCGGATGGGGCGGATCGTGCAGCGCCTGTGTGAGATTGAGACCTACAAGACCATGTCGATGCTCGGCTTTGCGCGGGTGGGGGAGATGTCTGGCCGGATGGGGCGGATTGACGGGGAACTCACCCGTCTGATTGCGGAGATGAGCAGCGGGGAGCATCCGCCGGAGGATACGCTCAAGGGGCTTTTGAAGGTCTCGGCGGAGCTTGAGGCGATGGTCTCGGACGCGTCTTTCCGGTTTTCGGCGACCCATGCCTATGAGGGAATCGTGACCCAGAGGATCGAAGTGCTCCGTGAGGAAAGGTTCGAGGGACGGCAGACATTCGAGGAATTCATGTCACGGCGCTATACGCCTGCGATGCGGACCGTCTCCAGCACCGAGGCGCGGCTCAGGGCGATGGCGGACCGGGCGATGCGGGCGGGGGACCTTTTGCGCACGCGGGTGGATGTGGAACGCTCGGCGCAGAATCAGGCCTTGCTGGAGAGTATGGACCGGCGCGCGGATGCGCAGCTGCGCCTGCAACGCACGGTCGAGGGGCTGTCGGTTGTCGCCATCAGCTATTATGCGGTGTCGCTCGCGGTCTATCTCTTGGACCCGGCAGCGGTCGCGATGGGGGTCAGCAAGGGCTTGGTGACGGCGGGGGTGACCTTGCCTATTATCGGTCTTGTCTGGTGGGCGATCCGGCGGGTGCGCAAGCACCTCGAGTGA
- a CDS encoding NAD(P)(+) transhydrogenase (Re/Si-specific) subunit beta, translating into MDFGFTIAAYAVAAVLFILSLGGLSGQESAKRAVWYGIAGMALAILATIVGPGQGLWLMSLVLIAAGAAVGYQLATKVQMTQMPELVAIMHSLVGLAAVFVGFNADLMINTMSALFVENGGQLGAVVEGTAFTAVGLPGAVYNELSSFGQLIAKKSGVEITILRVELVLGIWIGAVTFTGSVIAYGKLAGKVDTSAKQLPGGHMLNAGAAGLSVVLAAMYLGDSGSWTLVLLTLLALFIGYHLIMGIGGADMPVVVSMLNSYSGWAAAAIGFSLGNDLLIVVGALVGSSGAILSYIMCKAMNRSFVSVILGGFGGATGEQMAVEGEQVAIDADGVATALNEADSIVIIPGYGMAVAQAQQAVSEMTNKLRAKGKTVRFAIHPVAGRLPGHMNVLLAEAKVPYDIVLEMDEINDDFPSTDVVIVIGSNDIVNPAAQDDPNSPIAGMPVLECWKAKQVFVSKRGQGTGYSGIENPLFFKDNTRMFYGDAKDSVSSLLSRIE; encoded by the coding sequence ATGGACTTCGGATTTACCATTGCGGCCTATGCGGTCGCGGCTGTTCTCTTCATCCTGAGCCTCGGGGGCCTCTCGGGTCAGGAAAGTGCCAAACGGGCCGTCTGGTACGGGATCGCGGGCATGGCGCTGGCCATTCTCGCCACGATTGTTGGACCCGGTCAGGGGCTGTGGCTCATGTCGCTGGTGCTTATCGCGGCGGGCGCGGCTGTTGGTTACCAGTTGGCCACCAAGGTGCAGATGACGCAGATGCCTGAGCTTGTGGCGATCATGCACTCTCTCGTGGGGCTTGCGGCAGTGTTCGTGGGCTTTAACGCGGATCTGATGATCAATACGATGAGCGCGCTTTTCGTTGAGAATGGCGGGCAGCTGGGCGCGGTTGTCGAAGGCACGGCCTTCACCGCCGTTGGCCTGCCCGGTGCGGTCTATAATGAGCTTTCGTCCTTCGGGCAGCTTATTGCGAAGAAATCGGGCGTGGAGATCACCATCCTGCGGGTCGAGCTTGTGCTGGGCATCTGGATCGGGGCGGTGACATTCACTGGCTCCGTGATTGCTTACGGCAAGCTTGCGGGCAAGGTGGACACATCGGCCAAGCAGCTTCCGGGTGGGCATATGCTCAACGCGGGGGCGGCGGGTCTGTCGGTCGTGCTGGCGGCGATGTATCTGGGCGACAGCGGCAGCTGGACGCTGGTGCTGCTCACGCTTCTGGCTCTTTTCATCGGCTATCACCTGATCATGGGGATCGGCGGCGCGGATATGCCTGTGGTCGTGTCGATGCTCAACTCCTATTCGGGGTGGGCGGCGGCGGCGATCGGCTTCAGCCTTGGCAATGATCTTCTGATCGTTGTGGGTGCGCTGGTCGGCTCCTCCGGTGCGATCCTGAGCTACATCATGTGCAAGGCGATGAACCGTAGCTTCGTGTCTGTGATCCTCGGCGGCTTCGGCGGGGCCACGGGCGAGCAGATGGCTGTGGAAGGCGAACAGGTGGCGATTGACGCCGATGGCGTGGCCACAGCGCTCAATGAGGCCGACAGCATCGTGATCATCCCCGGGTATGGCATGGCCGTGGCGCAGGCGCAGCAGGCGGTCTCAGAGATGACCAACAAGCTGCGTGCCAAGGGCAAGACGGTCCGTTTCGCCATTCACCCGGTCGCCGGGCGTTTGCCAGGGCATATGAACGTGCTTCTGGCGGAGGCGAAAGTACCCTATGATATCGTGCTTGAAATGGACGAGATCAACGATGACTTCCCGTCCACGGATGTGGTGATCGTGATCGGGTCGAATGACATCGTGAACCCCGCGGCACAGGATGATCCCAACAGCCCCATCGCGGGGATGCCGGTTCTGGAATGCTGGAAGGCCAAGCAGGTGTTTGTCTCCAAGCGGGGGCAAGGCACAGGCTATTCCGGGATCGAAAACCCGCTCTTCTTCAAAGATAATACGCGGATGTTCTACGGCGATGCGAAGGATTCGGTCTCCAGCCTTTTGAGCCGGATCGAGTGA
- a CDS encoding Re/Si-specific NAD(P)(+) transhydrogenase subunit alpha, with protein sequence MKIGTPTEVLAGEARVAMTPDSALQLQKLGYDCVIEAGAGAKAGFSDAAYKDAGVSVVKTAAALWKAADIVAKVRPPSDAEVKRLREGQTLISFFNPGANEKHMEQAAKAGATVVAMEMVPRISRAQKMDALSSMANIAGYRAVIEAGNNFGRFFTGQITAAGKVPPAKVLVVGAGVAGLAAIGTSTSLGAITYAFDVRPEVAEQVESMGAEFVFLDFEEAQADGAATGGYAAVSSPEFAAAQLAKFRELAPDIDIVITTALIPNREAPELWTEDMVKAMKPGSVIVDLAAEKGGNCKLTVMDEKIVTENGVTIIGYTDFPSRMAAQSSTLYATNIRHMLADLTPEKDGVPVHNMEDDVIRGATVAHAGAVTYPPPPPKVAAIAAQPKKEAPKELTAAEKRAAEVAAFKKQTLTQVGLLAAGGVLVLLVGMVAPASFMKHFIVFVLSVFIGFQVIWNVAHSLHTPLMAVTNAISSIIILGALIQIGSSSFLITLLSAVAIFMASINIFGGFLVTRRMLAMFQKS encoded by the coding sequence GTGAAGATCGGAACACCGACTGAGGTATTGGCGGGCGAGGCACGGGTCGCAATGACACCGGACTCGGCGCTTCAGCTGCAAAAGCTGGGCTATGATTGCGTGATCGAGGCCGGGGCCGGCGCAAAGGCGGGCTTCTCGGACGCAGCTTACAAAGACGCGGGCGTGTCGGTGGTCAAGACCGCCGCCGCCCTCTGGAAGGCCGCCGACATTGTCGCCAAGGTCCGCCCCCCAAGCGATGCAGAGGTCAAACGCCTGCGCGAGGGGCAGACGCTGATCTCCTTCTTCAACCCCGGTGCGAATGAAAAGCACATGGAGCAGGCGGCCAAAGCGGGCGCCACAGTGGTGGCCATGGAGATGGTCCCGCGCATCAGCCGCGCGCAAAAGATGGACGCTCTGAGCTCTATGGCCAATATCGCGGGCTACCGTGCGGTGATCGAGGCGGGCAACAACTTCGGCCGTTTCTTCACTGGGCAGATCACGGCGGCGGGCAAGGTGCCCCCGGCCAAGGTTCTGGTGGTGGGTGCGGGGGTCGCGGGTCTTGCCGCCATTGGCACGTCCACATCGTTGGGTGCGATCACATATGCGTTCGACGTGCGGCCCGAAGTGGCCGAGCAGGTTGAGAGCATGGGCGCCGAGTTTGTCTTCCTCGACTTTGAGGAAGCGCAGGCAGACGGCGCGGCAACAGGCGGCTATGCAGCCGTCTCCAGCCCTGAATTTGCCGCAGCCCAGCTTGCCAAGTTCCGTGAGCTGGCCCCCGATATTGATATCGTTATCACCACGGCCCTCATTCCCAACCGTGAAGCGCCCGAGCTTTGGACCGAGGATATGGTGAAGGCGATGAAGCCCGGCTCCGTGATCGTCGATCTGGCGGCTGAAAAGGGCGGCAACTGCAAGCTCACGGTGATGGACGAGAAGATCGTGACCGAGAATGGCGTGACCATCATTGGCTACACCGACTTCCCCAGCCGGATGGCCGCGCAATCCTCGACGCTTTATGCGACCAACATTCGTCACATGCTGGCGGACCTCACGCCTGAGAAGGACGGCGTGCCGGTGCACAACATGGAGGATGACGTGATCCGGGGCGCGACCGTGGCCCATGCGGGCGCTGTCACCTATCCGCCGCCCCCACCCAAAGTGGCCGCCATCGCGGCGCAGCCCAAGAAAGAAGCGCCCAAAGAGCTGACGGCGGCAGAAAAACGGGCCGCCGAGGTGGCCGCGTTCAAGAAGCAAACCCTTACCCAAGTGGGCCTTCTGGCCGCTGGTGGGGTCTTGGTGCTTTTGGTGGGCATGGTTGCTCCGGCCAGCTTCATGAAGCATTTCATCGTCTTCGTGCTGTCGGTTTTCATCGGCTTCCAGGTGATCTGGAACGTTGCCCATTCGCTGCACACGCCTCTGATGGCGGTCACCAATGCAATTTCGTCGATCATTATTTTGGGCGCATTGATCCAGATTGGGTCAAGTTCGTTCCTGATCACGCTTTTGTCGGCGGTGGCGATCTTCATGGCCTCGATCAATATTTTCGGCGGCTTCCTCGTGACACGGCGCATGCTCGCCATGTTCCAGAAATCGTAA
- a CDS encoding methyltransferase family protein yields the protein MKWIDIPPVWLLAALALAWAQAQYASLGLGFGVGLADLIGGILVGGGLVLIALAAMEFRRQKTTIVPHLEADRLITSGIFKRTRNPIYAGDVLILAGLILRWDAVLSLVLVPLFVWTLERRFIVPEENSLRRKFRAEFARYCNETRRWA from the coding sequence TTGAAATGGATCGACATTCCTCCCGTTTGGCTTCTGGCCGCCCTCGCTCTGGCGTGGGCGCAGGCGCAGTATGCATCGTTAGGGCTTGGGTTTGGTGTGGGTCTTGCAGATTTGATTGGCGGGATACTGGTCGGTGGTGGGCTTGTCCTGATCGCGCTTGCCGCGATGGAGTTTCGCCGCCAAAAAACGACCATCGTGCCGCATCTTGAGGCAGACCGTCTGATCACATCTGGGATTTTCAAACGCACGCGCAACCCGATCTATGCGGGCGATGTGCTGATCCTTGCGGGGTTGATCCTGCGCTGGGACGCGGTGCTGAGCCTGGTGCTCGTGCCGCTTTTCGTGTGGACCCTTGAGCGACGCTTCATTGTGCCGGAGGAGAACAGCCTCAGACGCAAGTTTCGCGCAGAGTTCGCGCGCTATTGCAATGAAACGCGCAGGTGGGCTTAA
- a CDS encoding Hint domain-containing protein, whose product MAPLDAQTAPPSAYGHTPYQDDALASLVCFAQGTQILTALGDRPVEALRAGDMIVTRDHGLRTIRWIGQRETCGLGTLAPIRIAPAAASGHNALHVSPNHHLLLSGPLARQICGHDEVLAPAHRLVGQPGISRAPCASVTYFHVILDAHEIIFAEGLATESFYAHPGTLKALRPQARAELFDVFPDLRSHMGGHGHPARPLIPAQP is encoded by the coding sequence ATGGCCCCGCTCGACGCACAAACCGCGCCCCCAAGCGCTTATGGCCATACACCCTATCAGGACGACGCCCTCGCCAGCCTTGTCTGTTTTGCCCAAGGCACGCAGATCCTGACAGCATTGGGCGACCGCCCTGTCGAGGCCTTGCGCGCGGGCGATATGATCGTCACCCGTGATCATGGGTTGCGCACCATTCGCTGGATCGGGCAGAGAGAAACCTGCGGCCTCGGTACGCTCGCCCCGATCCGCATCGCACCCGCCGCAGCCTCTGGGCATAACGCCCTGCATGTCTCACCCAATCATCATCTGTTGCTAAGCGGCCCTCTTGCCCGGCAAATCTGCGGCCATGACGAGGTGCTGGCCCCTGCGCACCGCCTCGTCGGACAGCCGGGGATCAGCCGCGCGCCCTGCGCCTCGGTCACGTATTTTCACGTGATCCTTGATGCACATGAGATCATCTTTGCCGAAGGTCTGGCGACCGAAAGCTTCTATGCCCATCCCGGCACGCTCAAGGCCCTGAGACCGCAGGCCCGCGCGGAGCTGTTTGATGTGTTCCCTGATCTGCGCAGCCATATGGGCGGCCATGGCCACCCGGCCCGCCCGCTGATCCCCGCGCAGCCCTGA
- a CDS encoding gamma-glutamyl-gamma-aminobutyrate hydrolase family protein, translating into MTHAVIGVIGNQYVIEDRYPVHAVGQMNSEAVSGAAGCMPVMIPADPHFVSVDELLQTCDGFLLTGGRPNVHPEEYGEAETEAHGAFDRARDAIALPLVRACVERGQPVFGVCRGFQEMNVAMGGSLYPEIRDLPGRDNHRMPPDGTLEEQFALRHIVRFTPGGMFHRLLGAPEVLTNTLHGQGIKDVGARVIIDGHAPDGTPEALYIDGAPGFAMGVQWHPEWNAQNDPVSRPLFAAFGDAARAWANGGRRASERLSA; encoded by the coding sequence ATGACGCACGCAGTGATCGGTGTGATCGGCAATCAATATGTGATCGAGGATCGCTATCCCGTCCATGCGGTGGGCCAGATGAATTCCGAAGCCGTCAGCGGCGCTGCGGGCTGCATGCCGGTGATGATCCCGGCGGACCCACATTTCGTGAGCGTGGATGAGCTTTTGCAGACCTGCGATGGCTTTTTGTTGACTGGTGGGCGGCCCAATGTCCACCCGGAGGAATACGGCGAGGCGGAGACTGAGGCGCATGGCGCGTTCGACCGGGCGCGCGATGCAATCGCGTTGCCACTTGTGCGCGCCTGTGTGGAGCGGGGCCAGCCCGTTTTTGGCGTGTGCCGGGGATTTCAGGAAATGAACGTTGCGATGGGTGGGTCGCTCTACCCGGAGATCCGGGATCTGCCGGGGCGCGATAATCACCGGATGCCGCCCGATGGCACGCTGGAGGAGCAATTCGCGCTGCGCCATATCGTGCGCTTTACGCCCGGCGGTATGTTTCATCGTCTGCTGGGCGCGCCCGAGGTGCTTACCAACACGCTTCACGGGCAGGGGATTAAGGACGTTGGCGCACGTGTGATTATAGACGGCCACGCGCCCGACGGCACGCCGGAGGCGCTCTATATTGATGGTGCGCCGGGCTTTGCGATGGGGGTACAATGGCACCCGGAATGGAACGCACAGAATGATCCGGTGTCGCGCCCACTTTTTGCGGCCTTTGGCGATGCGGCGCGAGCTTGGGCCAATGGCGGGCGGCGTGCATCGGAGCGTTTGAGCGCCTAG
- a CDS encoding HNH endonuclease — translation MDADFRTEFVREPGALKDHPALVLNADYRPLSYYPLSLWSWQDAVKAAYLDRVDIVAEYDTLVHSPSMQIRIPSVIVLKDYVKPQRKVAFTRFNLFLRDEFCCQYCGARGDLTFDHVVPRASGGITSWENVVAACSKCNLRKGAKSLKRSGMSLRKPPRAPAAEQLNNLGRKFPPHYLHDSWVDFLYWDAELDA, via the coding sequence ATGGACGCAGATTTCAGAACGGAGTTCGTGCGCGAACCGGGCGCGCTGAAGGATCATCCGGCGCTTGTGCTCAACGCAGATTACCGCCCGCTCAGCTATTATCCCCTATCTCTTTGGTCTTGGCAGGACGCCGTAAAGGCGGCCTATCTCGACCGGGTGGATATCGTGGCCGAGTATGACACGCTGGTCCACAGCCCCAGCATGCAAATCCGTATCCCGTCTGTGATTGTCCTCAAGGACTATGTGAAACCGCAACGCAAAGTGGCGTTCACCCGGTTCAACCTCTTTCTGCGCGATGAGTTTTGCTGTCAGTATTGCGGCGCGCGAGGGGATTTGACATTTGATCACGTGGTGCCGCGTGCAAGCGGCGGCATCACCAGCTGGGAGAATGTGGTCGCGGCCTGCTCCAAGTGTAATCTGCGCAAAGGCGCCAAGAGCCTCAAGCGGTCGGGTATGAGTTTGCGCAAGCCGCCTCGTGCGCCCGCCGCCGAGCAGTTGAACAATTTGGGCCGGAAATTTCCGCCCCATTACCTGCACGACAGCTGGGTCGATTTTCTCTACTGGGACGCAGAGCTTGACGCCTGA
- a CDS encoding YebC/PmpR family DNA-binding transcriptional regulator, with product MAGHSKWANIQHRKGRQDAVRSKLFSKLAKEITVAAKMGDPDPEKNPRLRMSVKEAKSNSVPKDVIDRAIKKATGGDAEDYEEIRYEGYGPGGVAVIVEAMTDNRNRTASTVRSTFSKHGGNLGETGSVGFMFDRKGEVSYSADIGDADTVMMAAIEAGAEDAESSEDGHVIWCADTDLNDVSTALEAALGESENTKLVWRPTVTTELDLEGMQKLMKLVDALEDDDDVQRVTANFEASDEVMDQL from the coding sequence ATGGCGGGCCACTCAAAATGGGCGAATATTCAGCACCGTAAAGGGCGTCAGGACGCTGTGCGCTCCAAGCTCTTTTCCAAGCTGGCCAAGGAGATCACCGTGGCCGCCAAGATGGGCGACCCGGACCCCGAGAAAAACCCGCGCCTGCGCATGTCCGTGAAAGAGGCCAAATCCAATTCGGTCCCGAAGGACGTGATCGACCGCGCGATCAAGAAGGCCACGGGCGGGGATGCTGAGGATTACGAAGAGATTCGCTATGAGGGCTACGGCCCCGGCGGGGTGGCGGTGATCGTGGAGGCGATGACGGATAATCGCAACCGGACCGCATCGACCGTTCGCTCGACCTTTTCCAAACATGGCGGCAACCTTGGCGAGACGGGCAGCGTGGGGTTCATGTTCGACCGCAAGGGCGAGGTGAGCTACTCCGCCGATATAGGGGATGCCGATACGGTGATGATGGCCGCGATCGAGGCGGGCGCCGAGGATGCGGAAAGCTCCGAGGATGGCCATGTTATCTGGTGCGCGGATACCGATCTCAATGACGTCTCAACGGCCCTTGAGGCCGCACTTGGCGAGAGCGAGAACACCAAGCTTGTCTGGCGGCCCACGGTCACGACCGAGCTTGACCTTGAAGGCATGCAGAAGCTTATGAAGCTTGTCGATGCGTTGGAAGATGATGACGACGTGCAGCGCGTCACCGCCAATTTCGAAGCGTCAGACGAGGTGATGGACCAGCTCTGA
- the bchE gene encoding magnesium-protoporphyrin IX monomethyl ester anaerobic oxidative cyclase has product MRIVLVHPNYHSGGAEIAGNWPPAWVAYLAGHLRGAGFDEIHFIDAMTNHISDEDLRAKLIELQPDVVGCTAITPAIYVAETVLQIASEAVPDAVTVLGGIHGTFMYKQVLSEAPWIDVIVRGEGEEIFLNLISCIAEGRWPADRRGLKGLAFIDGDEIRATPAASTVKDLDAINPDWSLLEWGKYIYVPLGKRVAIPNMARGCPFTCSFCSQWKFWRDYRVRDPKKVVDEIEKLVNDHDVGFFILADEEPTINRKKFIQFCEELIARGLPEKVQWGINTRVTDIYRDRELLSFFRKAGLVHVSLGTEAAAQLKLDQFNKETTVAENKEAIRLLREADIFVEAQFIVGLDNETAETLEDTFQMAWDWQPDLANWAMYTPWPFTPLFQDLKDKVEVFDFSKYNFVTPIMKPKALTRGELLDGVMKNYRRFYMRKALFHYPWRGTGYRRRYLLGCLKAFAKAGFARTFYDLGKAGYWGPQTKNSVDFNFDETRTLSEAQMADWEASADKAAKAAERREALRAQGKERAIERNATFKMPNGAEIMACGGGKEQMDA; this is encoded by the coding sequence ATGCGCATCGTTCTGGTTCACCCCAACTATCACTCCGGCGGCGCAGAGATCGCCGGGAACTGGCCGCCCGCATGGGTCGCCTATCTGGCGGGGCACCTGAGGGGCGCGGGCTTTGACGAGATCCACTTTATCGACGCGATGACCAACCACATCTCCGATGAGGACTTGCGCGCGAAACTCATTGAGCTTCAACCCGATGTCGTGGGCTGCACCGCAATCACGCCTGCGATCTACGTGGCCGAGACGGTTCTGCAAATCGCGAGCGAAGCGGTGCCCGATGCGGTGACCGTTCTGGGCGGCATCCACGGCACGTTCATGTATAAGCAGGTTCTGTCGGAAGCCCCGTGGATCGACGTCATCGTGCGCGGCGAGGGCGAGGAGATTTTCCTCAACCTGATCAGTTGCATCGCCGAGGGGCGCTGGCCCGCAGATCGCCGCGGCCTCAAGGGCCTCGCCTTTATCGACGGAGATGAGATCCGCGCCACACCCGCCGCCTCCACCGTCAAGGATCTCGATGCGATCAACCCGGACTGGTCGCTGCTGGAATGGGGCAAATATATCTACGTGCCCTTGGGCAAACGGGTGGCGATCCCCAATATGGCGCGGGGCTGTCCCTTCACCTGTTCGTTCTGCTCGCAATGGAAATTCTGGCGCGATTACCGCGTGCGCGACCCCAAGAAGGTTGTCGATGAGATCGAGAAACTCGTCAACGACCACGATGTCGGCTTTTTCATCCTTGCCGATGAAGAACCCACGATCAATCGCAAGAAATTCATCCAGTTCTGTGAGGAGCTGATCGCGCGCGGCCTGCCCGAGAAGGTCCAATGGGGTATCAACACCCGCGTGACCGATATCTACCGCGACCGCGAATTGCTCAGCTTCTTCCGCAAGGCGGGCCTCGTGCATGTAAGCCTCGGGACCGAGGCTGCGGCCCAGCTCAAGCTGGACCAGTTCAACAAGGAAACCACCGTCGCCGAGAACAAGGAGGCGATCCGCCTTCTGCGCGAGGCCGATATCTTTGTGGAGGCGCAATTCATCGTGGGCCTCGACAACGAGACCGCAGAGACGCTGGAGGATACATTCCAAATGGCATGGGACTGGCAGCCGGATCTCGCCAACTGGGCGATGTATACGCCCTGGCCCTTCACGCCGCTCTTCCAGGATCTGAAAGACAAGGTCGAGGTGTTCGACTTCTCCAAATACAATTTCGTCACGCCCATCATGAAGCCAAAGGCGCTGACGCGCGGCGAATTGCTCGATGGTGTGATGAAAAACTATCGCCGTTTCTACATGCGCAAAGCGCTCTTCCACTATCCATGGCGCGGCACGGGCTACCGCCGCCGCTACCTTCTGGGCTGTCTCAAGGCCTTCGCCAAGGCAGGATTTGCGCGCACCTTCTATGATCTGGGCAAGGCCGGGTATTGGGGCCCGCAGACCAAGAACTCGGTCGATTTCAACTTTGACGAAACCCGCACCCTGTCGGAGGCACAAATGGCCGATTGGGAGGCGTCCGCCGACAAGGCCGCAAAAGCCGCCGAGCGTCGCGAGGCCCTGCGCGCCCAAGGCAAGGAGCGGGCGATAGAGCGGAATGCCACGTTCAAGATGCCGAATGGCGCCGAGATCATGGCCTGTGGCGGTGGCAAGGAGCAGATGGATGCCTGA
- the bchJ gene encoding bacteriochlorophyll 4-vinyl reductase — MPDGAALPQSARIGPNALLQLVPVLDEAIGEAGRIRLFEAAGVPDLPSGAEMIDEVDVIAVHQMLRQTRPDDFPTLAAAAGRGTGAYILNNRIPEAAQFVLRALPPKLSSHILVRAISKNAWTFMGSGEFRVIRASPPILEVFDNPMVRGAQSDTPLCHWHAAVFARLFGRLCGMGRVRETQCCAMGAPACRFEITEI; from the coding sequence ATGCCTGACGGCGCCGCCCTGCCCCAATCTGCGCGCATCGGGCCCAACGCGCTTTTGCAGTTGGTCCCGGTGCTCGATGAGGCCATTGGCGAAGCCGGACGCATCCGGCTCTTTGAGGCCGCAGGCGTGCCGGACCTGCCCTCAGGCGCAGAGATGATCGACGAAGTCGATGTGATCGCAGTGCACCAGATGCTGCGCCAGACGCGGCCCGATGATTTCCCCACCCTCGCCGCCGCCGCCGGGCGTGGCACGGGGGCCTATATCCTGAACAATCGCATCCCCGAGGCCGCGCAATTCGTGCTGCGCGCGCTGCCGCCCAAGCTATCGTCGCACATATTGGTGCGTGCAATCAGCAAAAACGCATGGACCTTCATGGGCTCGGGCGAGTTCCGCGTGATCCGCGCCTCACCGCCTATTCTTGAGGTTTTCGACAACCCGATGGTGCGCGGCGCACAGTCCGATACGCCGCTCTGTCATTGGCATGCGGCGGTCTTTGCCCGTCTCTTCGGGCGCCTCTGTGGCATGGGCAGAGTGCGAGAGACGCAATGTTGTGCCATGGGCGCACCCGCCTGCCGGTTCGAGATCACCGAGATTTGA
- a CDS encoding OsmC family protein, whose protein sequence is MAEHDYTAHVRWTGNRGQGTAAYKGYDRTWSVETPGKPPIHCSNDPLLGGDPGLHNPEDMLIAALSACHMLWFLHLASNAGVAVHAYDDTPLAVGETDAQGASRFLRATLRPRIAVPDGTDLALLDALHARVHETCFIARSVNFPVDVPARYRIARS, encoded by the coding sequence TTGGCTGAGCATGACTATACCGCGCATGTCCGCTGGACGGGCAATCGCGGGCAAGGCACGGCTGCATACAAGGGTTACGACCGCACGTGGAGCGTTGAGACGCCGGGCAAGCCGCCCATCCATTGCTCCAACGATCCGCTTTTGGGCGGTGATCCGGGGCTGCATAACCCCGAAGATATGCTCATTGCGGCGCTGTCAGCCTGTCATATGCTATGGTTCTTGCATCTGGCCAGTAACGCGGGCGTCGCCGTGCACGCCTATGATGACACGCCCTTGGCGGTGGGCGAGACCGATGCGCAGGGCGCAAGCCGGTTTTTGCGCGCCACGTTGCGCCCAAGGATTGCTGTGCCGGATGGGACCGATCTGGCGCTTCTGGACGCGCTGCATGCGCGGGTGCATGAGACGTGTTTCATCGCGCGCTCGGTGAATTTTCCGGTGGATGTGCCCGCGCGCTACCGAATTGCACGCAGCTGA